From Aliamphritea hakodatensis:
GCTGCGGTGGCCGTGCGGTTGCTGCGGCTGGACCGCCAGCGCAGTGCGGTTCAGGCGGTGGCCCGTGATGCTCAGGCTGAGCAGGCTACGCAAACCCGGCTGGAAAAAGACCTGCTGGGTGAGCGGCAGGTGCCTGCGGATGCTCTGTACGGGGTGCAGACCCTGCGCGCCGCTGAAAACTTTGCCATTACCGGCATTAAACTGATGCACTTTCCCAAGCTGGTTACCGCGCTGGCGATGGTTAAGAAAGCCGCTGCCCGGGCCAATAACAAGCTGGGGCTACTGGATAATGATGTAGCCGCAGCGATCAGCAGCGCCTGTGATGAAATCATTGCCGGCCAGTGGCATGAACACTTTGTTGTTGATGTGATCCAGGGCGGGGCCGGTACCTCTACCAATATGAATGCCAACGAGGTGATTGCTAACCGTGGTCTGGAGATCATGGGGCATAATCGGGGCGAGTATCAGTATCTGCACCCGAACAATCACGTCAATCTTTCCCAGTCCACCAATGATGCTTACCCCACCGCTATCCGTCTGGGCATCTTGTTAAGCCATCAGGAATATGTGTCGGCGCTGGGCAATCTGTCCTACCAGCTGAAGCAGAAAGCCGTTGAGTTTTCCGATGTGGTTAAGATGGGCCGTACCCAGTTACAGGATGCGGTGCCGATTACCCTGGGTCAGGAATTTGATGCCTGGTTCTCAACCGTGAAAGAAGACATAGAAGAAGCCAAGGATGTGGTGGAATTCTTCCGTGAAATTAATATGGGTGCCACGGCAATCGGTACCGGCATTAATTCTGATCCTGAATATTCCAGCCTGGTAATTGAAGAGCTTTCACAGATTTCCGGTAAGGAGCTGGTACGGGCCCGAAACCTGATCGAAGCTACCTCGGATATGGGCGCATTTGTAACCTTCTCCAGTGTGTTGAAACGTAATGCTGTGAAGCTATCTAAAATGTGTAATGACCTGCGTTTATTATCCAGCGGGCCGCGGGCCGGTTTGCAGGAAATTAATTTACCGCCGATGCAGCCGGGCAGCTCCATTATGCCGGGCAAGGTAAATCCGGTAATTCCGGAGATGGTAAATCAGGTGGCGTTTCAGGTTATCGGTAACGACATCACGGTCACCATGGCCGCAGAAGCCGGGCAGTTACAGCTGAATGTTATGGAGCCGGTGATTGCTTTTAATGTCTTGCAGTCGCTGCGGTTGCAGGTGCGGGCGATTAACACCCTGGCAGAAAAATGTATTCAGGGTATTACGGCTAACGAGCAGCATTGTCTGGATGTGGTGAATAACAGCATTGGCATCATCACCGCGCTGAACCCTTTTATCGGCTATGAAAATGCCACCCGGATCGCCAAAACAGCGATTGAGAATAACAGCAGTGTACGTGAACTGGTTCTGCAGGAAGGGCTGCTTTCCATTGAAGAACTTGACGACGTGCTCAGCGTAGAAAACATGACTGCACCGCGCCGAATGCGCAAAGCTGCAGCGAGTGCAATTTAAGGAGTATAAAAATAATGAGCGTACAGAATAAAGATTACTGGCTGAGCCTGAAGGCTTCCATCACGTTACAGGACAAAGCGTTTATCGACGGCCAGTTTGTGGCAGCCAGCGATGGCGGCACCTACGAAGCCATCAACCCGGCGACCGGCGAAGTGCTGGTCAATGCGGCGGCCTGTACCGGTCAGGACGTGGATGCGGCTGTGGCTGCTGCCCGCCGTACTTTCGACAGCGGTATCTGGGCGGATCAGGCACCGGCTGCCCGTAAGGCGGTACTTAAACGTCTGGCGGCCCTGATCATGGAAAACCATGAAGAAATGGCGCTGCTGGAAAGCCTGAACGTCGGCAAACCGGTACAGGATGCTATGAACATCGACATTCCGGGTTCTGCCGGCTGTTTTGAATGGTACGCCGAAGCAATCGATAAACTGTACGGCGAAGTCGCGCCGACCGACGGTAACAATGTTGCCACCATTACCCGTGAGCCAATCGGTGTGGTTGCAGCGGTGGTACCGTGGAACTTCCCGCTGGACATTGCTGCCTGGAAACTGGCCCCGGCGCTGATTGCTGGTAACTCGGTAGTTCTTAAGCCTGCGGAGCAGTCGACCCTGACCGCACTGCGTCTGGCTGAGCTGGCGAAAGAAGCGGGCATTCCGGACGGTGTGCTGAACGTGGTGACCGGCCATGGCCATGTAGTGGGTAAAGCACTGGGTCTGCATATGGATGTGGACTGCCTGGCATTCACCGGTTCAACGGCGGTTGGCAAGCTGTTCATGGGGTATTCCGCGGAATCAAATCTGAAAGCGGTCTGGCCGGAAACCGGCGGTAAGAGTCCGAACCTGATCTTTGCTGACTGTGATCTGGACGCGGCTGTTGAGCACGCTGCAATGGGCATTTTCTTCAATCAGGGCGAAGTCTGCTCGGCTAACTCCCGTATTCTGATTGAAGCCAGCGTTAAAGACGCATTCGTTGAAAAATTTGTGGCGAAAGCTGTTTCGATGAAGGTAGGTGACCCGCTGGATGCTGATACTCAGGTGGGTGCACTGATCGACCAGCAACACGCCTGCAACGTTCGCGAGTTTATTAAACAGGCACAAGCTGAAGGCGCGCAAATGCTGACCGGCGGTGTGGGTGATGAGGCTACTGCTGTGGTTGCACCGACCATTTTTGACGGGGTAAATCAGGATATGCAGATCGCCCGTGATGAAGTGTTCGGCCCGGTTGCCGCACTGATGACCTTCGACAGTGAAGAAGAGGCGGTGCGTATTGCCAATGATTCCCTGTACGGACTGGCGGCATCCCTATGGACCACTAACCTGAACCGTGCACACCGTGTTGCTAAGAAACTGCGGGCCGGTACGGTTTCAGTGAATACCATGGATGCGCTGGATTTCAGTACGCCATTTGGCGGTTACAAGCAGTCCGGTTTCGGCCGTGATCTGTCTCTGCATGCGCTGGACAAGTTCACGCAGCTGAAGACTACCTGGATCAAGCTGGGCTGATAGCTGTAAAGGGGGACACAACGCCGGGGTTTTCTCCGGCGTTTTTATATGCTCTGAAACGGGTTTTATCAGGCGGTTTTGTGACCGGCATCAACCGGCTATTCAGAACAGGCTGGCTGTTGCTGACGGACCGGGCGAATCCGTGGTAACAGGTTATTGGCTAACAGTGCGCTGACGACCAGCAGCATGCCGTAGAGCTCCATCGGGTCGATGACCTTGCCCTGCAGGAAGGCAATGATGAAGGCGGATACCGGAATCATATTCATGAACAGCAGGGCATTAATCGCCCCGACCCGGGCGACCCCGCTGGCCCAGCATGAAACCGCCAGTACACCGGCTGCCAAAATCAGGTAACTGATCTCAAAGCTGACCATACGGATATCGCTGAGTGCCGGTAAATAGGCGGCCCCGCGCCAGCCGGCGATCAGATTTACCGCCACTATGGTAATCAGGCCGGCACAGCAGGACATCGCTGTATAACGGCTGGCATTCCAGCCGGGGACCTGGGTGATGCCCATGGAAAAAATGACCCAGCAGGTGACGCCGAGAATGATCATCAGATCACCCTTGATGGCGCTGAGCTGCAACAGGTTGTCGATGTCGCCCCGGGAAATGACCAGCATGACCCCGGCAATGGCAACCAGTGCGCAGGCAAGGGTAGCCGGGTCCGGCCGTTTGCCATGGATAACCCAGGTAATCAGGGCACTGATCAGGGGCATTAATGAGGCGATAACTGCGCCATGTTCTGCCGGCGCGTATTCAAGGCCATGAAATAACAGGACGGAAAAGCCGCAGAAGCCGCATGAGCCATACAGCCAGACTTTGACGAACTGACCGTCAAAACCAAAACCGCTGCGGCCCTGTTTCAGCCACAGCAGCAGGCAAAAGAACAGTGCCCCGAAGCCATAGCGGACCGTTGTGAGCGTGTAGGCATCCAGGTACTGAAGCGCGGTTTGTGAAACCCCGTACATACCGCCCCAGGCGACAGCGGCGATGAGCAGGTTGGTGCTGCCCAGCAGTGAACCGGAGGCATCTGCGGGGGAAGTATGTGCCTGTGAAGTCATAGTGAAACAACCTTAATAGGACTGGCAGGAAAAGGAATAACGGGATTGTAGGGCCTGCTTGCGGGGCAGATAAGCACAGGGTCTGAAACAAGATCAACGAAAAATTTGAAGATGTCGTTAAGGCACACCCAGAGCAGACATTTCTGAACAGTTTGTCTCTGTTATCCGGTGCAAAAAGGCCAGCGACACGGGAGTAATACACATGGTGGTTTCGGTAAAACCTGAGTACCTCCGGGTGCTGATTGCGGTGGAGAGTAACGGCAGTCTGTCTGCTGCGGCGGCGGAGCTGGGTATCACGGTTTCCAGCGTCAGTTATGCAGTCCGTCAGCTTGAAGAGCAGTTGGGGCAGGCACTGTTAAATCGTGACAGTTACCGGGTCTGCCTGACCCCGGCCGGGGTTACCGCCCGAGATTACGCCGAACAGATACTCAACCTGCACCAGAGTCTTGAAGCCCATGTACGACAGGTGGGCGAAGGCTGGGAGCCGGAGCTGCGAATTGCCTTTACCAACATGATGTGCGGCGAGGTGCTTTACCAGTGGCTCAGCGAGTTTTATCAGCTGAACAGCCGCACCCGCATCAGAGTAGTCCGGGAGGTGTATCAGGGGACCTGGGATGCCCTGTATGACCAGCGGGTCGATCTGGTGATCGGCGCCGTCGGCCAGCCGCCCCATGAAGTGGATATTGAATATTTACCGGCCGGCCGCCAGTCACTGATGCTGGTAATGGCACCGGATCATCAGTTGGCAACGGATAACCGGCCGCTGAGCATGGGTGAACTGAGCCGTTACCGGCTGGTGGATGCGGGTGACAGCAGCCGTCTGATCCGGCCGGGTAAAGGGCAGCAGCAATTGTGTGAAGACGTACTGATCGTACCGGATCTGTTTGCCCAGCGTGAAGCCATTTTAAGCGGCATTGGCGTGGGTTTTATGCCGGCACATCTCATCAGTGACTTACTGGCCAGCGGGGCACTGTTAAGCCGTGAGATAGTGAATTACGACTGCAGCAGTGAGCTGTTTGTGGCATGGCGCAAGTCATCCCGCGGGCAGGCACTTAACTGGTTCCGGGAACGGCTGCAGGCAAGGGAAATGCGGGCACGTTTTTTAAAACCGATTTTAACTAATCGTCAGGAAGAGGGTGAGGAAAGATGACTGACAAGCGAACAATCAGTGTCTGGGAGCTGAACGGGCTCAGCGGACAGGAAAGAGAACAGCTGTTACAGCGCACCGAATCAGATATGTCGGACTACCTGCTGCAGGTCAGCCCGATCATTGAAGATGTCCGTCAGCGGGGAGATGTGGCCCTGGCTGAATACGGCCGCCGTTTTGATGGCGCTGACATCAGTGAAGCGGATCTGCGGGTAACGCCGGAAGAGTTTCAGGCGGCAGCGGCAAAGGTTGATGCTGAAACCCGCGAAGCCATTGAATACGCCGCAGACAATATCCGCCGTTATCACGAAGCACAGAAACCCGGTGAAATGACCATGCAGGAAGTGCGCCGGGGCAGTTTTGTTGGCGAACGTTTTCTGCCGATTCCTTCGGTGGCCTGTTATGTGCCCCGGGGTAAGGGGTCATTCCCTTCGGTGTTGCTGATGAATGCCATTCCGGCAGTGGTTGCCGGTGTTAAACAGGTGGTTGTCATCACACCGCCGGGAGCAGACGGCAGTGTGGACGCCGCCACGCTGGTAGCTATACAGCTGATCGCTGATACCCAGGGCTGCCAGATTCAGGTGTTTAAATGCGGCGGTGCACAGGCGGTTGCAGCGGTTGCCTATGGTACGGCCACCGTACCCCGGTGCAGCAAGATTGTCGGCCCGGGCTCACCCTGGATGGTGGCCGCCAAGCAACTGCTAAGCAGCCGGATTGATCCGGGTATTCCCGCCGGACCTTCAGAATCCATTGTGTTTGCAGATGAAACGGTGGACGGTGGCCTGGCGGCGCTGGATCTGCTGATTGAAGCGGAGCACGGGCCGGATTCTTCTGCGTTTCTGGTTACCACGTCAAGGCAGGTCGCGGAACAGGCCATTGCCGCCATGCCGGACCACTGGGCTGCGATGTCGGAACTGCGGGTAGAGTATTCTGCCACCGTTATCTGTGGGCCGATGGGCGGTATTGTCATTGCCGAAGACCGTCAGCAGGCGTTTGATTTCATCAATGATTATGCGCCGGAGCATTTACAGATCCTCAGCACCGATGCCTGGCAGTATCTGGGAGACATCGAAAATGCCGGTGAAGTACTTCTGGGCCAGCACTCACCGAGTACGCTGGGGAATTTTGTACTTGGCTGCAATGCGGTGTTACCGACCTCCGGTAAGGCTGCTACGGTGTCACCGTTATCTGTGATGGACTTTATGAAGTTCATGTCCGTGGCTTATGTGACTGAGTCCGGTTACCCGGAAATGGCGAAGCAGGCTGAACGGCTGGCGACCTACGAAGGCTTTGACGGCCATGCCCGGGCGGTATCCGCCGTGCGTAAACCTTATCTGCGCTGAGTTACCAGTTATCCGCCAGCTTACTGATGTAAAAGTCCATCCATAAACGGGCTTTGTGCGTCAGGCCCCGCTGGCTGGGGTAGAGGATATACAGGTTGATTTCCGGGGTGTGCCAGTCTGGCAGCACCCGGCATAACTTGCCGGACTCAACCTGTTCATGAACCAGATACGCGGGCAGGCAGGCGATGCCGGCACCGCCGGCAATCACGGTTGTCAGGGTGGTCATATCATTGATTTGCATGCTTGGGGTGACATTCAGCGAGTGAATGTCGCCCCGGCTGTTCTGCAGCCGCCAGTTAAGCACGTTACTGGCATCAGACATGACCAGTATCCGGTGCTGGTGCAGGGCATCCGGATCGGAAGGCGTACCATGTTTCTTCAGGTAGCCCGGGGCTGCAAATAAGCCGGCGCTGCCGCCGCCTAACTTTCGGCTGATCAGGTTTGAGTCTTCCAGTTTGCCGACCCGGACCACCAGGTCGAAGCCTTCGCTGACCACATCTACCCGCCGGTTATTCAGGTCAAGATCGATATTCACCAGTGGATACAGTTCTGCGAACTCACTCAGGTGGGGGGCGATCAGTGTTTGCCCGGTGGTGACCGAGGCGCTGATCCGCAGTTGACCCCTGGGAGTCTCGCTCAGTTGCTGTACCGCATGCTCGGCGTTTTCTACCGCTTCGTTAATCTGCTTGCAGTGCTGATAGTAAATGCGTCCGGCCTCGGTAAGATGAACAGCACGGGTGGTACGCTCCAGCAGGCGGGCACTGAGGGCAGTTTCCAGCATGGCCATCCGGCGGCTGACTTTGGATTTCGGCAGATTCAGCGCCCGGGCCGCGGGTGAAATTCCCTGCAGCTCTGCTACCTTGGCGAATATCAGCATGTCGTTAATATCAGGCATGGCTAATCACTATTGTCGTTCTATTTTCAGAACAGTATTTTGCAGTTGTGCTTACTAGTCAAATAAATCAGAACGTTTAAGATGGTTATATCGCTTCAGTAACGACATACTGATCACCGGACAGGCAGGAGTAAGGCATGAAAGTATTAGCATTTGCAGCATCCAACAGTAAGCAATCCATTAACAAACAACTGGTAGGCTACACCACAGGTTTAATCAGCGGTGCCGAGATTGAAATTCTGGATCTGAATGATTACGAAATGCCACTGTTCAGTGTGGACCGTGAAGCAGAACTGGGTCAGCCGGAACAGGCACAAGCGTTTTTCCGCAAAATCGGCGAAGCAGATGCACTGGTGATTGCGTATGCGGAACATAACGGCTCGTACACCGCCGCCTGGAAAAACCTGTTTGACTGGACATCCCGGATTGACCAGAAAGTCTTCCAGAACAAGCCAATGCTGTTGCTGGCAACATCCCCGGGCCCCGGCGGTGCGCGTAATGTGCTGACCCAGGCGAAAACCTCTGCCCCGTATTTCGCCGGTGAGGTGGTAGCGGATGTTTCCGTGGCAAGTTTCTACGATGTTTTTGATATGCAAACCGGGAAGGTGACTTCAGAAGACGCCGCCGCTGAAATTGAAAGTGCAGTTGCAGCGCTGGCTGAACATCGGGTTGCTGTTACGGCATAGAAAATAAAAACCTCTTACCGTGCAGGGCTGGTAAGAGGTTGCTTTCTCATTTCCGCGCAATTTCGCGCCACCAGTAAGCATTCTCTTCCATCTTGGCTAAATCCAGCCGCTGGCCTATTTCAGGTGTCACCAGTTTTACACCGGCAGCGTCTGCCAGTTCACTGATCCGTTCGAAAGGTTCGTACCACGGATGCAGGGCAAGGTCGAAGGTGCCGTTATGCACCGGTAGCAGGGCTGTTCCTTTTACATCAAGATGGGCCTGCAGGGTTTCTTCCGGGCTCATGTGTACCTCTGACCAGTCTTTATCGTAGGCGCCGTTTTCAATCAGTGTCAGATCAAACGGGCCGAGGCGTTCGCCGATCTCTTTAAAGCCTTCAAAGTAGCCGGTATCACCACTGTAAAAGATGTTCTGATCCGGAGTTTTAATTCCCCACGACGCCCACAGGGTCTGATTACCGCCGGTAATGCCCCGGCCAGAAAAGTGCTGTCCGGGAGCCGCAGTCAGTTGCAGTTTGCCGATATCAACGTGCTGCCACCAGTCCAGTTCGTGAATCTGTTGCGGATCGACACCCCAGTCCAGCATTAACTGACCGACACCCAGCGGCGTTACGAAGTGTTCAGCCATGTTGCTGAGTGTTTCAATGGTAGCCTGATCGAGGTGGTCGTAGTGGTCATGGGAAATGATCACGCCTTTAATGTCCGGCAACTGGTCATATTCCACCGGTACGGGGTGGAAGCGCTTCGGGCCCATCCACTGCACCGGGGAGGCGCGCTCTGAAAACACCGGATCGATCAGCCAGAATTCTCCCTCTACAGCCAGTAACATACTGGAATGCCCCAGCCGATAAAGGGCCGTGCCGGTATGATTGTCGGCCTGCAGCTGAGCTTTGTTCAGGGTTGTCAGGGGGATATCGGCGGCGGGCTGGGCATCTGTCCGTTTCTCGGTCATGTAGCGCCAGGCTATACGCGCCAGAGTGGCTGAGTCATTCATGACAAATTCTTTCTGATTGCGGAATTTGCCGTCTGCAAACTGTGTTGAGTCTGAGTAATCTGCGATTTCAGGTGTATTGCTGAAAATGCTGCAGCTGAATAACGATGCCATCAGAGTGCCTCCCAGAAGGACTTTGCCGAATGTTTTAAGACGCATAGTAAGGTTTCAATAAGTAAACTGTACGGTGCAGTTTACTTGTTTATATGTAAAAGTAAACTCGTTGGTGTATATTTGCTTCGAAACCGGATTTAACAGCGGAGCAACGGGTATGACACGGCAGACGCTCAGCCAGCGAAAGCGGGCGGCAATTGTTGAAGCAGCAGTGCTGGAACTGAGTGATAAAGGTTTTCAGGCAATGAGTATGGATGCGTTGGCAGCACGGGCCGAAGTTTCTAAACGGACGGTGTATAACCATTTCGCCAGCAAAGAGTTGCTGTTTCAGGAAATCGCCATGCTTATTTTTGAGCAAAGCAGTGAAGTGACGGCGATTTCTTACAGTCCTGACAAGAGTGTCACTGAACAGCTGACGGCGTATGGCCGTAATGAAACTGAACTGCTTAAATCCCGGCGTTTCAGGGATCTGTGCCGGGTGATGATTGCCGAGTGTATTCATTCACCGGCGCTGGCTGCAGAGGCCATGGTTAAATTTGCCGAACAGGAACAGACCCTGGAGCAATGGATCAGCGCAGCCATTGCGGATGGTAAACTGCAGCCTGTTGATGCCAATTATGCGGCGAACCAGTTCCATGGGTTGATTAAGGCGCAGGCATTCTGGCCACAGCTGTTAATGGGTCAGCCGTTTCCTGATGATGAAACTTGCGAATTAATTATTGGTGACGCAGTTGCGATGTTTACCGGCCGTTACGGAGTGTAAGACAGGCATGGTGTCATTTGTCTGACTGGCTCTGTCATACACACAGCCGATGCGTTTCAATTAACCCTCTCTTACAATTTCAGTGATGCCGGAGCTTACCTATGTCTCAGTTGTTTGATGCCATGCCAGACCCTTATGAACAGTGGTTTCTTACCCCGCTGGGAGCGGTGATTAAACAGCTTGAACTTGATCTGATCATGCAACTGGTGCAGCCGCAGCCCGGTGAGCATATTCTGGATGCCGGTTGCGGCAGCGGTATTTTTACAGAGCCTCTGGTCACTGCCGGGGCCGGTATTACCGGCATTGATGTCTCCCGGCCAATGCTGGAGTGGGCTGAAAAGCGTTTGCCTGAACAGCAGTTTCTTACGGCGGATATGTGCGATCTGCCATTTGCCGATGGCCACTTTGATAAGACCGTGTCTGTTACGGCGCTGGAATTTATTGAAGATGCGCAACGGGCCATGGATGAAATGTGGCGGGTAACTAAACCCGGTGGGCTGATGGTGGTGGCGACTCTGAACGGCAAAAGCCCCTGGGCAGCACGGCGCAGGGCAAAGGCGGCGGCGGATAAAGATTCCCTGTTCAATCACGCATGGTTCCGCACGCCCGATGAGCTGGCCAGCCTGATGTCTGTCGCCGGTGAAATTCACACCGCCATTCATTTTGAGAAAGATGCTGATCCTGATGGCGCTTTGCAGGTTGAGGCACAGGCACTGGCAAAGGGTGAAGACAGCGGTGCATTTCTGATCGGTTGCTGGCGCAAGCCGTAATCCTGCCTGATTGGCTGCTGGGGCAAGCCCTGACCGGCTGGGTTTCGGCTGCAGCCATTCAGAAACCCTGTGACGGTTATCGAAAATCTGCTTTGCAGATTCGCCGGCTATCTGCTGTTATTGCTGTAACCCTTTGTTAACTATGAACAGGTTGCAGCATGAAGGTTACCGGTTATCACACCACTCAGGTTTCAGTTCCCCTCAGTCAACCACTGATCACGGCGATTCACCGTACTGATGCTGTGGGATGTGTGTTGCTGTCCATCGAAACCGACGCAGGCTTGTGCGGTGAGGGCTATGTCTTCGCGCTGAATCAGCAGCGTCTGCCAGCATTTACCGCCATGATCGACAGCCTGATGCCCCTGATTGTCGGCCAGAATCCTCTGTATATTGAAAAACACTGGCAGGCCATGTGGCGGGATGTAAACCCGGCGGGCTTAAAAGGCGTCACAGTATCGGCAATGTCTGCCATCGATACGGCTCTCTGGGACATTGTCGGCAAGCGCGCAGGGCTGCCGCTGTATCAGTTATTTGGGGCATGCCGGGATGAAGTTAAAACCTATGCCAGCAGCGGCCTCTGGCTGAGTCAGTCTATTGATGAGTTGATTGCCGAGGCGCAGGGGTTTGTTGATCAGGGATTCAGGGCCGTTAAGTTAAGGCTGGGCAAAGAGGATATCAGGGAAGATGTTGCCAGAGTCAAAGCACTGCGTGAGTCTCTGGGGGATTCGACGGAGATACTTACCGATGCCAATCAGTCGCTAACGCCCCGCAAGGCGATCAGCCTGGCCCGGCAGATTGCCGACTATGACATTACCTGGCTGGAAGAACCGGTAGCGGCTAATGACTTTGCCGGCCACCGACGGGTGCTGGAAGCCATCGATATCCCGCTGGCCAGCGGTGAAACCGAGTACACCAGCTTTGGCATGAAGGATATGCTGGAGCAACGCACGGTGGATGTGCTGATGCCGGACCTGCAGCGGATTGGCGGCCTGAGTGAAATGCGTAAATCCGCCGCCATCGCCGCCAGCTATCACACACCGATATCCACACATATCTTTACCGAGCAGAGCCTGAGCATTGCGGGTTCTGCCGCTAACTGTATTTCTGTTGAGCACGTGGACTGGTTTGCGCCGCTGTTTAAGGAAAAGATGACCGTAGCAGAGGGCTGTATTGCTATGCCGCAGACACCGGGTCTTGGATTCAGCTTTGACTGGGATACTGTTGCGCAGTTACAGCTGACACCGTAAAAAAGGAGAGCCGCAGCTCTCCGAAAACCACAGTAGCATTAAAGGATCTGGGAGAAAGCCTTGTTACTGTGCAGACGGACGGACTAAGTCTGGCAAGCTCTCATTGCCAAACGACCCATACGTGAGAAAAGGTGAGATAAGCGGCCTTTCAGGGAAAGGCCGCGGGCAGAAGATGTGGCTGTTAAGCTGCGGCTTCTGCAGTCAGAAAGCCTTCGCTCTGCAGGTCAGCCATGGTCGCTTCAATGGATTCACGCAAAGTGGCCACCAGGAAGTCGACGTTTTCTTTGCTCAGGGTCAGTGGCGGTGACAGAACGTTCATGTGCGCCAGCGGACGTACAATCAAACCACGTTTCTGACAGTGATCTGCAATCCGGTTACCGACTTTGGCATCCGGGTTGATCAGTTCCTTCGTCTCTTTGTTCGCAACGTTTTCGATACACATCATGAACTTACGGCCGCGCACATCACCCACGATTGGCAGGTCGATCAGGGTTTTAACCTGTGCTTCGAAGTACGCACCCATATCTTTCACATGGTCACACAGGTTTTCCCGCTCCATGATTTCGATGTTTTTAACACCGGCGGCACAGCTGACCGGGTGGCCTGAGTAAGTGAAACCGTGGGTAAAGAGGGCTCCGTCTGCCTGTGGCTTGCTGATGACTTCATACATTTCTTCAGAAATGATAGTCGCACCCAGTGGCAGGTAGCCTGAGGTCAGGCCTTTTGCACAGGTAATGATGTCCGGCACGATGCCGAATTCATCTTCAGAGGCAAACATGTGGCCCAGACGGCCAAATGCAGTGACCACTTCATCGGATACGTACAGGACGCCGTACTTACGGCATACTGCCAGGGTTTTCTGATGGTAGCCTTCAGGGGGAACGATAACGCCACCGGCACCCAGAATAGGTTCAGCAAAGAATGCTGCAACGTTGTCCGGGCCCAGTTCAAGAATCTTGTCTTCCAGTTCCTGTACTTTCTCATCACAGAACGCTTCCAGGCTCTGTTCATCCGGACGGCGGTAAGGGTTAGGGCAGGAGATGTGATGTACCAGCTGCTCTTCAA
This genomic window contains:
- a CDS encoding aminotransferase, which gives rise to MSDKNIDMTTVWQQDKDHYIHPWTDFSTFKESGSMVLADSDNVHVKDGDGNEYLDGIGGLWCVNIGYAREEMAQAIADQVRQIPYYSCFGHHTTVPAAQLAAKLAELAPGNLNHVFYGCGGSVANDTAVRMIHFYFNQLGKKTKKKIISRIDGYHGSTYMAMSITGVKFDHIGFDIEEQLVHHISCPNPYRRPDEQSLEAFCDEKVQELEDKILELGPDNVAAFFAEPILGAGGVIVPPEGYHQKTLAVCRKYGVLYVSDEVVTAFGRLGHMFASEDEFGIVPDIITCAKGLTSGYLPLGATIISEEMYEVISKPQADGALFTHGFTYSGHPVSCAAGVKNIEIMERENLCDHVKDMGAYFEAQVKTLIDLPIVGDVRGRKFMMCIENVANKETKELINPDAKVGNRIADHCQKRGLIVRPLAHMNVLSPPLTLSKENVDFLVATLRESIEATMADLQSEGFLTAEAAA
- a CDS encoding MBL fold metallo-hydrolase, producing MASLFSCSIFSNTPEIADYSDSTQFADGKFRNQKEFVMNDSATLARIAWRYMTEKRTDAQPAADIPLTTLNKAQLQADNHTGTALYRLGHSSMLLAVEGEFWLIDPVFSERASPVQWMGPKRFHPVPVEYDQLPDIKGVIISHDHYDHLDQATIETLSNMAEHFVTPLGVGQLMLDWGVDPQQIHELDWWQHVDIGKLQLTAAPGQHFSGRGITGGNQTLWASWGIKTPDQNIFYSGDTGYFEGFKEIGERLGPFDLTLIENGAYDKDWSEVHMSPEETLQAHLDVKGTALLPVHNGTFDLALHPWYEPFERISELADAAGVKLVTPEIGQRLDLAKMEENAYWWREIARK
- a CDS encoding class I SAM-dependent methyltransferase, translating into MSQLFDAMPDPYEQWFLTPLGAVIKQLELDLIMQLVQPQPGEHILDAGCGSGIFTEPLVTAGAGITGIDVSRPMLEWAEKRLPEQQFLTADMCDLPFADGHFDKTVSVTALEFIEDAQRAMDEMWRVTKPGGLMVVATLNGKSPWAARRRAKAAADKDSLFNHAWFRTPDELASLMSVAGEIHTAIHFEKDADPDGALQVEAQALAKGEDSGAFLIGCWRKP
- a CDS encoding TetR/AcrR family transcriptional regulator, yielding MTRQTLSQRKRAAIVEAAVLELSDKGFQAMSMDALAARAEVSKRTVYNHFASKELLFQEIAMLIFEQSSEVTAISYSPDKSVTEQLTAYGRNETELLKSRRFRDLCRVMIAECIHSPALAAEAMVKFAEQEQTLEQWISAAIADGKLQPVDANYAANQFHGLIKAQAFWPQLLMGQPFPDDETCELIIGDAVAMFTGRYGV
- a CDS encoding mandelate racemase/muconate lactonizing enzyme family protein gives rise to the protein MKVTGYHTTQVSVPLSQPLITAIHRTDAVGCVLLSIETDAGLCGEGYVFALNQQRLPAFTAMIDSLMPLIVGQNPLYIEKHWQAMWRDVNPAGLKGVTVSAMSAIDTALWDIVGKRAGLPLYQLFGACRDEVKTYASSGLWLSQSIDELIAEAQGFVDQGFRAVKLRLGKEDIREDVARVKALRESLGDSTEILTDANQSLTPRKAISLARQIADYDITWLEEPVAANDFAGHRRVLEAIDIPLASGETEYTSFGMKDMLEQRTVDVLMPDLQRIGGLSEMRKSAAIAASYHTPISTHIFTEQSLSIAGSAANCISVEHVDWFAPLFKEKMTVAEGCIAMPQTPGLGFSFDWDTVAQLQLTP
- a CDS encoding NADPH-dependent FMN reductase translates to MKVLAFAASNSKQSINKQLVGYTTGLISGAEIEILDLNDYEMPLFSVDREAELGQPEQAQAFFRKIGEADALVIAYAEHNGSYTAAWKNLFDWTSRIDQKVFQNKPMLLLATSPGPGGARNVLTQAKTSAPYFAGEVVADVSVASFYDVFDMQTGKVTSEDAAAEIESAVAALAEHRVAVTA